The sequence GGAAATAAATACAACAAAAGCGTTTCAGTGCTTACAAATGAAGAATCTTTAGATAAATTATTATGGTTTATCAATATGTTCAGTTTATAAATATCTCGAAGACTCAACTGAAACGCGGAGTATAATATGAAAGGAGGTGAAGTATAATATGGCTAAAATTACCAAAGCTGCCTTAATAAAAAAACTTGCTGAGGGAGCGGAACTTCCCAAGAAATCAGCTGAGGCCTTCCTTAATACTTTAATTCAAACGATTATGACTGCGATGAAGAAAGGTGATAAAGTGGCGATTCCTGGATTCGGAACATTTATGATTCGAAAAACTAAAGCCCGCATCGGCCGTAATCCGGCTACTGGTGAAAAAATTAATATTCCTGCCAAGAAAAAAGCGGTATTCCGTCCAGGCAAAGAATTAAAAGAAATGGTTAAAAAAGCATAATACAAAACCCAACAGGGTAATGTTAAGGA is a genomic window of candidate division WOR-3 bacterium containing:
- a CDS encoding HU family DNA-binding protein, encoding MTKAALIKKLAEGAELPKKSAEAFLNTLIQTIMTAMKKGDKVAIPGFGTFMIRKTKARIGRNPATGEKINIPAKKKAVFRPGKELKEMVKKA